One segment of Manihot esculenta cultivar AM560-2 chromosome 4, M.esculenta_v8, whole genome shotgun sequence DNA contains the following:
- the LOC110613399 gene encoding SUMO-activating enzyme subunit 2 — protein MDSLHHSSAVKGAKVLMVGAGGIGCELLKTLALSGFQDIHIIDMDTIEVSNLNRQFLFRQSHVGQSKAKVARDAVLRFRPYISITPHHANVKDSDFNVDFFKQFSVVLNGLDNLDARRHVNRLCLAAEVPLVESGTTGFLGQVTVHVKGKTECYECQPKPAPKTYPVCTITSTPSKFVHCIVWAKDLLFAKLFGDKNQENDLNVRSSDASKSSEHGEDVFERRNNEDIEQYGRRIYDHVFGYNIEIALSNKETWKNRNRPKPLFSRDVLPEQLNYQNGNVDKKCATDDLSSVSAMASLGLKNPQDIWSLTENSRVFLESLKVFFACREKEIGNLSFDKDDQLAVEFVTAAANIRAASFGIPLHSLFEAKGIAGNIVHAVATTNAVVAGLIVIEAIKVLKKDIDNYRMTYCLEHPSKKMLLMPVEPFEPNKSCCVCSESPLALEINTHRSKLRDFVEKIVKAKLGMNSPLIMHGSNLLYEVGDDLEDDMIANYTANLEKVLSELPSSVIGGTMLTVEDLQQEFTCNIYIKHREEFDEEKEPDGMVLSGWTQSPLEKKDDNKSVGNGGSTSTSMPSEGQSVELDEISEGTEICSKKRKQPEVSAGETNNKNEVERLDVVDDGEEEIVILDGWDTSNKKKKLQ, from the exons ATGGATTCCCTCCACCACTCATCTGCTGTCAAG GGCGCCAAAGTCCTTATGGTTGGAGCAGGTGGTATTGGCTGCGAGTTACTCAAGACACTGGCTCTCTCTGGCTTTCAAGATATTCATATC ATTGACATGGATACAATAGAAGTCAGTAACCTTAACAGACAATTTTTGTTCCGGCAATCACATGTTGGACAGTCAAAGGCCAAG GTTGCTCGGGATGCTGTGTTGCGATTTAGGCCTTACATAAGCATAACACCACATCATGCAAATGTGAAGGACTCTGACTTCAATGTGGACTTTTTCAAGCAGTTTAGTGTTGTTCTGAATGGTCTTGATAATTTGGACGCAAGGAGACATGTGAACCGTCTTTGCTTGGCAGCTGAAGTTCCTTTGGTTGAAAGTGGGACTACTGGGTTCTTGGGGCAG GTCACAGTGCATGTCAAGGGAAAAACAGAGTGCTATGAGTGTCAGCCTAAACCTGCCCCAAAGACATATCCCGTGTGTACAATTACTAGTACTCCATCCAAG TTTGTTCACTGTATAGTTTGGGCAAAGGACCTTCTTTTTGCGAAGTTGTTTGGAGACAAGAATCAGGAAAATGATTTAAATGTACGCTCTAGTGATGCTTCCAAATCATCGGAACATGGAGAAGATGTATTTGAGCGGAGAAACAATGAAGATATTGAGCAATATGGAAGGAGAATATATGATCATGTGTTTGGTTATAACATTGAGATAGCCTTGTCTAATAAGGAGACTTGGAAAAACCGGAATAGGCCAAAACCCTTATTTAGTCGGGATGTCCTTCCTGAACAACTGAATTATCAAAATGGCAATGTTGATAAAAAGTGCGCAACTGATGATCTTTCATCAGTGTCTGCCATGGCATCTTTGGGCTTGAAGAACCCACAGGACATATGGAGCCTTACAGAAAATTCAAGAGTGTTTCTTGAATCTTTGAAAGTATTTTTTGCGTGCAGAGAAAAG GAGATTGGAAACCTGAGTTTTGACAAGGATGATCAGTTAGCAGTGGAATTTGTTACTGCTGCTGCAAATATTCGAGCTGCATCATTTGGGATTCCTTTGCATAGCCTTTTTGAAGCTAAAGGTATTGCAGGTAATATTGTGCATGCTGTGGCAACAACTAACGCTGTTGTAGCTGGTTTGATTGTCATTGAAGCTATCAAGGTGTTGAAAAAGGATATTGATAATTACAG GATGACATATTGTTTGGAACATCCATCCAAAAAGATGCTTCTTATGCCAGTGGAACCCTTCGAGCCTAACAAGTCATGCTGTGTTTGTTCTGAG TCACCGCTAGCACTGGAGATTAATACTCATCGTTCTAAGCTGAGGGATTTTGTTGAGAAGATAGTTAAAGCCAAGCTTGGCATGAACTCCCCATTAATTATGCATGGATCAAACCTGCTTTATGAAGTTGGTGATGATCTTGAAGATGATATGATAGCAAATTATACTGCTAACCTTGAAAAG GTGCTGTCTGAGCTCCCTAGTTCAGTTATTGGTGGGACAATGCTCACAGTAGAAGATCTTCAACAGGAGTTCACTTGCAATATCTATATCAAGCACAG GGAAGAATTTGACGAAGAGAAGGAACCTGATGGAATGGTTCTCTCTGGATGGACAcaatctcctcttgagaagAAGGATGATAACAAGTCGGTTGGAAATGGTGGGAGCACATCGACTTCAATGCCATCAGAGGGTCAAAGTGTTGAGCTCGATGAAATTTCAGAGGGGACTGAGATTTGTAGTAAGAAGAGAAAACAGCCAGAGGTATCAGCAGgtgaaacaaataataaaaatgaagtcGAAAGGCTTGATGTTGTTGACGATGGTGAAGAGGAGATTGTGATACTCGATGGTTGGGATACAAGCAACAAGAAGAAAAAACTGCAGTAA